The following proteins come from a genomic window of Gordonia westfalica:
- a CDS encoding acetyl/propionyl/methylcrotonyl-CoA carboxylase subunit alpha, whose amino-acid sequence MPSTSSAISKVLIANRGEIAVRVIRAARDAGLASVAVYAEPDADALFVKLADEAFALGGQTSAESYLVFDKILDAAAKSGADAIHPGYGFLSENADFAQAVIDAGLIWIGPSPQSIRDLGDKVTARHIALKADAPMAPGTKDPVKDADEVVAFAEEHGVPVAIKAAFGGGGRGMKVAYTIEEIPHLFESATREAIAAFGRGECFVERYLDKARHVEAQVIADQHGNVIVAGTRDCSLQRRFQKLVEEAPAPFLTEEQRTKIHESAKAICREAGYYGAGTVEFLVGNDGLVSFLEVNTRLQVEHPVTEETAGIDLVRQQFRIANGEKLEFTEDPAPRGHAFEFRINGEDAGRNFLPAPGPISVYKEPTGPGVRVDSGVVEGDVIGGQFDSMLAKLIVTGETREQALERSRRALAEFQVEGLATVIPFHRHIVSNPAFIGDGEKFDVYTKWIETDWENPIEPYTGGEPIEEDDAAPRQKVVVEVGGRRVEVSLPGDLALGGGGSANGVVRKKPKARSRKKGGGAAVSGDAVAAPMQGTVVKVAVEEGQEVAAGDLVVVLEAMKMENPVTAHKDGVVTGLTIEAGAAVTQGTVLLELK is encoded by the coding sequence GTGCCCAGTACCTCTTCCGCAATCAGCAAGGTCCTCATCGCCAACCGTGGCGAGATCGCTGTCCGCGTGATCCGCGCAGCCCGGGATGCGGGTCTCGCGAGCGTCGCCGTGTACGCCGAGCCCGACGCGGACGCACTGTTCGTCAAGCTCGCCGACGAGGCCTTCGCGCTGGGCGGCCAGACCTCGGCCGAGTCCTACCTGGTCTTCGACAAGATCCTCGACGCCGCCGCCAAGTCCGGCGCCGACGCGATCCACCCCGGCTACGGCTTCCTGTCCGAGAACGCCGACTTCGCCCAGGCCGTCATCGACGCCGGGCTGATCTGGATCGGACCGTCGCCCCAGTCGATCCGCGACCTCGGCGACAAGGTCACCGCCCGCCACATCGCGCTCAAGGCCGACGCCCCGATGGCCCCCGGCACCAAGGATCCGGTCAAGGACGCCGACGAGGTCGTCGCCTTCGCCGAGGAGCACGGCGTCCCGGTGGCGATCAAGGCCGCCTTCGGCGGTGGTGGTCGCGGCATGAAGGTCGCCTACACCATCGAGGAGATCCCGCACCTGTTCGAGTCGGCGACCCGTGAGGCCATCGCCGCGTTCGGTCGCGGTGAGTGCTTCGTCGAGCGCTACCTGGACAAGGCGCGCCATGTCGAGGCGCAGGTCATCGCCGACCAGCACGGCAACGTCATCGTCGCCGGCACCCGCGACTGCTCGCTGCAGCGTCGTTTCCAGAAGCTCGTCGAGGAGGCCCCCGCGCCGTTCCTGACCGAGGAGCAGCGCACCAAGATCCACGAGTCCGCCAAGGCCATCTGCCGCGAGGCCGGCTACTACGGCGCGGGCACCGTCGAGTTCCTCGTCGGCAACGACGGCCTGGTCTCCTTCCTCGAGGTCAACACCCGCCTGCAGGTCGAGCACCCGGTCACCGAGGAGACCGCCGGCATCGACCTCGTGCGTCAGCAGTTCCGCATCGCCAACGGCGAAAAGCTCGAGTTCACCGAGGACCCGGCCCCGCGCGGCCACGCGTTCGAGTTCCGCATCAACGGTGAGGACGCGGGCCGCAACTTCCTGCCGGCTCCCGGCCCCATCTCGGTCTACAAGGAGCCGACCGGCCCGGGCGTGCGCGTCGACTCCGGTGTCGTCGAGGGCGACGTCATCGGCGGCCAGTTCGACTCGATGCTGGCCAAGCTGATCGTCACCGGTGAGACCCGCGAGCAGGCGCTCGAGCGTTCGCGTCGTGCGCTCGCCGAGTTCCAGGTCGAGGGCCTCGCGACGGTCATCCCGTTCCACCGCCACATCGTCTCCAACCCGGCGTTCATCGGCGACGGCGAGAAGTTCGACGTCTACACCAAGTGGATCGAGACCGATTGGGAGAACCCGATCGAGCCGTACACCGGTGGAGAGCCGATCGAGGAAGACGACGCCGCACCGCGCCAGAAGGTCGTGGTCGAGGTCGGCGGACGCCGCGTCGAGGTGTCCCTGCCGGGCGATCTCGCCCTCGGTGGCGGCGGCTCGGCCAACGGTGTCGTCCGCAAGAAGCCGAAGGCCCGCTCGCGCAAGAAGGGCGGTGGCGCTGCCGTCTCCGGTGACGCCGTGGCCGCTCCGATGCAGGGCACCGTCGTCAAGGTCGCCGTGGAAGAGGGCCAGGAGGTTGCCGCCGGCGATCTGGTCGTCGTCCTCGAGGCCATGAAGATGGAGAACCCGGTCACCGCCCACAAGGACGGCGTGGTCACCGGCCTGACCATCGAGGCCGGCGCC
- a CDS encoding SufE family protein: MSLPPALAEIVEDFAALGDSDKITLLLEFAGELPDLPEHLQQEAMEPVPECQSPVFLSVDASDPESVRLYFTAPREAPTTRGFAAILHQGLDTSSAREILDVPSDFYYDLGLGNAVSMLRLRGMAGMLGRIKAQVRAQTAGSGSDTPGA, from the coding sequence ATGAGTTTGCCCCCAGCCCTGGCAGAAATCGTCGAAGACTTTGCGGCACTGGGTGATTCCGACAAGATCACCTTGCTGCTGGAGTTCGCCGGCGAACTCCCCGACCTCCCTGAGCATCTGCAGCAGGAGGCGATGGAACCGGTACCCGAGTGCCAGTCGCCGGTGTTCCTGTCCGTGGACGCCTCCGATCCGGAATCGGTACGCCTGTACTTCACCGCGCCGCGCGAGGCGCCGACCACGCGCGGCTTCGCGGCGATCCTGCACCAGGGTCTCGACACCTCGTCGGCGCGGGAGATCCTCGACGTCCCGTCGGACTTCTACTACGACCTCGGTCTGGGCAACGCGGTGAGCATGCTCCGCCTCCGGGGCATGGCGGGCATGCTCGGCCGGATCAAGGCCCAGGTACGCGCTCAGACGGCCGGTTCCGGGTCCGACACACCCGGGGCATGA
- a CDS encoding metalloprotease gives MTDRRGARVERRSVSRVVRWGVPLAVMVLAVTSGCSLISSDDSSRPAPSSSAPASSSPGSPTPSSPSRSSVPSSTPGDADPTRCRPDDCPELETPSAELMTSGVNSSNVDTAVPKYLTTLLDDLDKAWGGWFGELGWGDPAPGRVLIESGTTFATDCIDEDGVSNRIPSDEANAFFCGVDEEPNGEGQETEGSIVLPVDTFAAIWDGNVFGVPSPIVGDFTAAIVVAHEYGHNVVFRMAEAFGIPDRRLPKGKNSELVADCLAANWAATAYQRDGLGPKEILQVATLLPIIGDTGGATGHGSAVERARALTIGLTGPQLNRQGQPVDCLQRYWPEFFEV, from the coding sequence ATGACCGATCGACGTGGGGCTCGCGTGGAGCGCCGGAGTGTCTCCCGGGTGGTGCGGTGGGGTGTCCCCCTGGCGGTGATGGTCCTCGCTGTGACGAGCGGATGTTCACTCATCTCCTCCGACGACTCGTCGCGCCCGGCGCCGTCGTCATCGGCGCCGGCCTCCTCGTCGCCGGGGTCGCCGACCCCGAGCTCGCCGTCGCGGTCGAGCGTCCCGTCGTCGACGCCGGGCGATGCCGATCCCACGCGATGCCGTCCCGACGACTGCCCAGAGCTGGAGACGCCCAGCGCGGAACTCATGACCAGCGGCGTGAACTCGTCCAACGTCGACACCGCGGTTCCGAAATACCTCACCACGCTGCTCGACGACCTCGACAAGGCCTGGGGCGGCTGGTTCGGCGAACTCGGATGGGGAGACCCCGCCCCGGGGCGGGTCCTGATCGAGTCGGGTACCACGTTCGCCACCGACTGCATCGACGAGGACGGGGTGTCGAACCGGATTCCCTCCGACGAGGCCAACGCCTTCTTCTGCGGGGTCGACGAGGAACCCAACGGGGAGGGCCAGGAGACCGAGGGCAGCATCGTGCTGCCGGTCGACACCTTCGCCGCCATCTGGGACGGGAACGTCTTCGGGGTTCCGTCGCCGATCGTCGGGGACTTCACCGCCGCGATCGTCGTCGCCCACGAGTACGGACACAACGTGGTGTTCCGGATGGCCGAGGCGTTCGGCATCCCGGACCGGCGACTGCCTAAGGGCAAGAACAGCGAGTTGGTCGCCGACTGCCTCGCCGCCAACTGGGCGGCCACCGCCTACCAGCGTGATGGCTTGGGGCCCAAGGAGATCCTCCAGGTCGCCACGCTGCTCCCGATCATCGGCGACACCGGCGGCGCCACGGGACACGGTTCGGCGGTCGAACGTGCGCGGGCCCTGACCATCGGCCTCACCGGCCCCCAGCTCAATCGACAGGGGCAACCGGTGGACTGCCTGCAGCGGTACTGGCCGGAGTTCTTCGAGGTGTAG
- a CDS encoding sulfurtransferase → MSVETDPNPAFAEYAHPERLVTTQWLSAHLGAKGLKIIESDEDVLLYDIGHIPTAQKIDWHLHLNDPVTRDYINGEQFAELMRSKGIERDDTIVIYGDKSNWWAAYALWVFTLFGHEDVRLLDGGRDAWMAEDRDTSFDVPEYPRSDYPVVERDDTKIRAFAPQVLEALGTEPLVDVRSPQEYTGERTHMPDYPEEGALRGGHIPTAVSIPWAKAAAPDGRFRSRAELDEIYADFAKDTPIIAYCRIGERSSHTWFVLTHLLGHTSVRNYDGSWTEWGNAVRVPIAVGDTPGVAPGSK, encoded by the coding sequence GTGAGTGTTGAAACCGACCCGAATCCGGCCTTCGCCGAGTACGCCCATCCCGAGCGGTTGGTGACCACTCAGTGGCTGTCGGCTCACCTGGGCGCCAAGGGCCTCAAGATCATCGAATCCGACGAGGACGTGTTGCTCTACGACATCGGCCACATCCCGACGGCGCAGAAGATCGACTGGCACCTGCATCTCAACGATCCGGTCACCCGCGATTACATCAACGGCGAGCAGTTCGCAGAACTGATGCGCAGCAAGGGAATCGAGCGCGACGACACCATCGTCATCTACGGCGACAAGAGCAACTGGTGGGCCGCCTACGCACTCTGGGTGTTCACGCTGTTCGGCCACGAGGACGTGCGCCTGCTCGACGGCGGCCGCGACGCCTGGATGGCCGAGGACCGCGACACCTCCTTCGACGTCCCCGAGTACCCGCGCTCGGACTACCCGGTCGTGGAGCGCGACGACACGAAGATCCGCGCCTTCGCCCCGCAGGTCCTCGAGGCGCTCGGCACCGAGCCGCTCGTCGACGTCCGTTCCCCGCAGGAGTACACCGGCGAGCGCACCCACATGCCCGACTACCCCGAAGAGGGCGCGCTGCGCGGCGGTCACATCCCCACCGCGGTGTCGATCCCGTGGGCCAAGGCCGCTGCTCCGGACGGCCGGTTCCGCTCCCGCGCCGAGCTCGACGAGATCTACGCCGACTTCGCGAAGGACACCCCGATCATCGCCTACTGCCGCATCGGCGAGCGTTCGAGCCACACCTGGTTCGTGCTGACCCATCTGCTGGGGCACACGAGTGTCCGCAACTACGACGGGTCGTGGACCGAGTGGGGCAACGCGGTTCGCGTGCCCATCGCGGTCGGCGACACCCCGGGTGTCGCACCCGGCTCCAAGTGA
- a CDS encoding condensation domain-containing protein has protein sequence MKFIQIRDEPIAPGGLVEWTPYVPGGLGAWHHDSRLTSHNHEQHLRAAFEYRVRTQREGGREAWLGLSIEFDEPLSIPAIRSVLTQWIDRHEVLRSHVVIKGTGLQRLTTDPGTVKLKMGRIGWFRESGPLVEQLGGAFDRATAPLHWPAYLFATVGRADSFTLLFAADHSLVDGYSLIMAQQELVSLYRAAREHRSANLPAVGSYVDFSAEERRQADQTGGDHPAVALWSEFLSTGAGDMPALLRSPHAGAENTDQEYLDETTIPQQSLWGVIADDETANRFTAICSEAGGTLTAGILAAFAMVHHEMTGDPDFRCVLPRHTRNDTQWLTALGWFVGVAPFWVDMSDSPTFDQAVTRSTAALKRGRQGAALPFLRVAELIGQRGEPRFVISFIGTRYAPGAGVADAGRAKVIRSHSYSPHEVYIWINRTPSGLRYSARFPRESPLRELGVDESSTDIPAAAALMPDASPFPPDAQACDIDPTLGPVHAYLHGFAELVRRLGDASTFSAAL, from the coding sequence ATGAAGTTCATCCAGATCCGCGACGAGCCGATCGCACCGGGCGGGCTCGTCGAGTGGACCCCGTATGTCCCCGGCGGCCTGGGCGCGTGGCACCACGACTCCCGCCTGACGTCCCACAACCACGAACAGCATCTGCGCGCCGCGTTCGAGTACCGCGTGCGGACGCAACGGGAGGGCGGGCGTGAGGCGTGGCTGGGGCTGTCCATCGAGTTCGACGAGCCGTTGTCGATCCCGGCGATCCGCTCGGTGCTGACCCAGTGGATCGACCGTCACGAGGTCCTGCGCAGCCACGTCGTGATCAAGGGCACCGGCCTGCAGCGGCTGACGACGGACCCCGGCACCGTGAAACTCAAGATGGGCCGGATCGGCTGGTTCCGCGAATCCGGACCGCTCGTCGAGCAGCTCGGCGGTGCCTTCGACCGGGCCACCGCGCCGCTGCACTGGCCCGCCTACCTGTTCGCGACAGTGGGCCGGGCGGATTCGTTCACACTGCTCTTCGCCGCCGACCACTCCCTGGTCGACGGTTATTCGCTGATCATGGCCCAGCAGGAGCTCGTCTCGCTGTACCGCGCGGCGCGTGAGCACCGGAGTGCCAACCTGCCCGCGGTCGGCAGCTACGTCGACTTCAGCGCCGAGGAACGACGCCAGGCCGACCAGACCGGCGGCGACCATCCGGCGGTGGCCCTGTGGTCGGAGTTCCTGAGCACCGGCGCCGGCGACATGCCGGCCCTGCTGCGGTCCCCGCACGCCGGCGCCGAGAACACCGATCAGGAGTACCTCGACGAGACGACGATCCCGCAGCAGTCGCTGTGGGGCGTCATCGCCGACGACGAGACGGCCAACCGGTTCACCGCGATCTGTTCGGAGGCCGGCGGCACGCTGACGGCGGGCATCCTGGCCGCGTTCGCCATGGTTCACCACGAGATGACCGGCGATCCGGATTTCCGCTGTGTGCTACCCCGCCACACCCGCAACGACACCCAGTGGCTGACCGCCCTGGGCTGGTTCGTGGGCGTCGCCCCGTTCTGGGTGGACATGTCCGACTCGCCGACCTTCGATCAGGCGGTCACCCGCTCCACCGCCGCCCTCAAGCGCGGACGTCAGGGCGCCGCGCTGCCGTTCCTCCGCGTGGCCGAGCTGATCGGCCAACGGGGCGAACCGCGGTTCGTGATCTCGTTCATCGGCACCCGCTACGCGCCGGGCGCCGGGGTCGCCGACGCGGGCCGCGCGAAGGTGATCCGGAGTCACAGCTACTCACCCCACGAGGTGTACATCTGGATCAACCGGACCCCGTCCGGTTTGCGTTATTCGGCCCGTTTCCCGCGCGAGTCACCGCTCCGCGAACTCGGCGTCGACGAGTCGTCGACCGACATTCCGGCCGCCGCGGCCCTGATGCCTGATGCGTCACCTTTTCCACCTGACGCACAGGCATGTGACATCGACCCGACCCTCGGTCCCGTGCACGCCTACCTGCACGGTTTCGCCGAACTCGTCCGTCGGCTCGGTGATGCGAGCACGTTCTCCGCGGCGTTGTGA